A window of the Plutella xylostella chromosome 11, ilPluXylo3.1, whole genome shotgun sequence genome harbors these coding sequences:
- the LOC119690848 gene encoding uncharacterized protein LOC119690848 isoform X2: protein MAAFLGNLSVFDHKVQEWEIFFSRLDQFIKLNKIDKDLKSAVLLTHLSDESYRLVSNLVHPKNIQEVPYDELVKALDDHFKPIRSTFGDKAKFYDAMKGHEESVEEWAARLRGLAIHCGFGTALDTVLRDRFVLGFHTGPERDRLFEQNSTELTFARAVEVAKQATSARAARVAAGSSLAAAPSVKEEPLYRMSGARGGAGRAAAGPARPGNEERCKVCGLRNHNAEKCRYKNLKCQKCGKKGHLKKVCVKKECSVHNLDVDTECDESNLQAICKECELFHLRASK from the exons ATGGCGGCGTTTTTAGGAAATTTATCTGTTTTTGATCACAAAGTGCAAGAATGGGAGATATTTTTCAGCCGTTTAGATCAGTTTAtcaaacttaataaaatagaCAAAGATCTAAAAAGTGCCGTACTGTTAACGCATTTAAGTGATGAGTCATATCGGTTAGTCAGTAACTTGGTACATCCAAAAAACATTCAAGAAGTGCCATATGATGAGCTAGTTAAGGCTCTGGACGATCATTTTAAACCGATAAGGTCAACGTTCGGTGACAAAGCAAAGTTCTATGACGCAATGAAAGGGCACGAAGAAAGTGTCGAAGAATGGGCGGCGCGACTGCGTGGACTGGCGATCCACTGCGGCTTCGGCACAGCCCTGGACACCGTTCTTCGTGATCGGTTCGTGCTCGGATTCCACACCGGGCCGGAGCGAGACCGATTGTTTGAGCAGAACTCGACCGAATTGACCTTCGCAAGGGCGGTGGAGGTGGCGAAGCAGGCTACGAGCGCGCGCGCAGCGCGGGTGGCGGCCGGGAGCTCCCTGGCAGCAGCACCGTCGGTGAAGGAGGAGCCGCTGTACCGCATGAGCGGGGCCCGCGGCGGCGCAGGCCGGGCCGCCGCCGGGCCCGCCCGCCCCGGGAACGAAGAGCGGTGCAAAGTGTGCGGTCTCCGTAATCACAATGCGGAAAAGTGTCGGTATAAAAATCTAAAGTGTCAAAAGTGTGGAAAGAAAGGCCACCTAAAGAAAGTGTGTGTAAAAAAAGAGTGTAGTGTGCATAACCTAGATGTCGATACGGAATGCGACGAGAGCAACCTTCAGGCAATCTGTAAAGAGTGCGAACTATTTCATTTGAG AGCTTCGAAATAG
- the LOC119690848 gene encoding uncharacterized protein K02A2.6 isoform X1, which yields MAAFLGNLSVFDHKVQEWEIFFSRLDQFIKLNKIDKDLKSAVLLTHLSDESYRLVSNLVHPKNIQEVPYDELVKALDDHFKPIRSTFGDKAKFYDAMKGHEESVEEWAARLRGLAIHCGFGTALDTVLRDRFVLGFHTGPERDRLFEQNSTELTFARAVEVAKQATSARAARVAAGSSLAAAPSVKEEPLYRMSGARGGAGRAAAGPARPGNEERCKVCGLRNHNAEKCRYKNLKCQKCGKKGHLKKVCVKKECSVHNLDVDTECDESNLQAICKECELFHLRYVNYDPILVNVDINKRIFKMELDSGSSVSVISESLYNNYFSMECLEPCNLKMCFYNGHKITPVGCLKLNVSYNGKYCQIIFYVVKNGGPPLVGRDFMAKFKISLSQNQINVDTNDDIKQLMSEFDDLWKNELGCFNKYDIQLHLKENARPRFFKPRTVPFALKDKVEQELQRLGELGILIPVDHAQYATPIVPVLKENGKVKIAGDFSVTLNQDLLVEKYPMPRIEEVFVKLRGGEKFSKIDLSNAYNQFRISEESQGLTTINTSKGLFKYTRLVYGLANAPAIFQKAMETLLAGIEGVSIWLDDICCTGPDKQTHLSRLREVFSRLKDAGLRLQKEKCVLFQDSVTYLGYVIDKNGLHTSQEKVDAIVNAPEPTDVTGVKRFLGMVNYYRNFIPNASSILGPLHELLRADAAWEWGPRQRRAVQLVRRELASERVLAHFDPAARLVLAVDAGPHGLGAVLAQIGADGQERPLAFASRSLGQSEKNYSQLQKEATAIIFGIKHFHQYLYGRSEPFILKTDHKPLLSIFSNKNGISVTSAARLQRYALLLSAYNYVVQYIPSDNNVVADYFSRASLKDSTVTSENDTEKLYLNYVCANSLPITFNDLKAATESDVTLQTVIKYMQNGWPRKISCTSIAPYFKCKTDLQYENGCLLRGHRVVIPLQYRERMLEELHSGHLGITKSKHMARSRMWWPGLDSDIERYIGSCSQCASVRAAPARAPAPWPRPAGPWQRIHLDYLSVGQTVYLVVIDAFSKWLECICMNNGTSTSALILKLKNLFSVFGLPNLIVSDNDVKINSVEFRDFCLCYGIKYLTSPVYHPCSNGQAENASFEIVLEECGIPTSR from the exons ATGGCGGCGTTTTTAGGAAATTTATCTGTTTTTGATCACAAAGTGCAAGAATGGGAGATATTTTTCAGCCGTTTAGATCAGTTTAtcaaacttaataaaatagaCAAAGATCTAAAAAGTGCCGTACTGTTAACGCATTTAAGTGATGAGTCATATCGGTTAGTCAGTAACTTGGTACATCCAAAAAACATTCAAGAAGTGCCATATGATGAGCTAGTTAAGGCTCTGGACGATCATTTTAAACCGATAAGGTCAACGTTCGGTGACAAAGCAAAGTTCTATGACGCAATGAAAGGGCACGAAGAAAGTGTCGAAGAATGGGCGGCGCGACTGCGTGGACTGGCGATCCACTGCGGCTTCGGCACAGCCCTGGACACCGTTCTTCGTGATCGGTTCGTGCTCGGATTCCACACCGGGCCGGAGCGAGACCGATTGTTTGAGCAGAACTCGACCGAATTGACCTTCGCAAGGGCGGTGGAGGTGGCGAAGCAGGCTACGAGCGCGCGCGCAGCGCGGGTGGCGGCCGGGAGCTCCCTGGCAGCAGCACCGTCGGTGAAGGAGGAGCCGCTGTACCGCATGAGCGGGGCCCGCGGCGGCGCAGGCCGGGCCGCCGCCGGGCCCGCCCGCCCCGGGAACGAAGAGCGGTGCAAAGTGTGCGGTCTCCGTAATCACAATGCGGAAAAGTGTCGGTATAAAAATCTAAAGTGTCAAAAGTGTGGAAAGAAAGGCCACCTAAAGAAAGTGTGTGTAAAAAAAGAGTGTAGTGTGCATAACCTAGATGTCGATACGGAATGCGACGAGAGCAACCTTCAGGCAATCTGTAAAGAGTGCGAACTATTTCATTTGAGGTATGTCAACTATGACCCAATTCTAGTAAATGTAGACATAAACAAACGAATATTTAAAATGGAACTCGATTCCGGTTCAAGCGTTAGTGTTATATCTGAAAGTTTGTACaacaattatttttcaatggAATGTTTGGAACCATGTAACTTAAAGATGTGTTTTTATAATGGCCACAAAATCACACCCGTTGGATGTCTAAAACTAAACGTATCTTATAATGGTAAATATtgtcaaattatattttatgttgtaaaGAATGGTGGGCCACCGCTTGTGGGCCGCGATTTTATGGCCAAGTTTAAAATTTCTTTGTCACAAAACCAAATTAATGTGGATACAAATGATGATATAAAACAGCTGATGAGTGAGTTTGATGACCTGTGGAAAAATGAGTTGggttgttttaataaatatgacaTACAATTACATTTGAAGGAGAACGCAAGGCCTCGATTTTTTAAACCTCGCACTGTACCGTTTGCCCTAAAAGATAAAGTCGAACAGGAATTACAAAGATTAGGGgaattaggtattttaatacCGGTTGATCATGCTCAATATGCGACTCCTATTGTTCCTGTACTGAAGGAAAATGGCAAAGTCAAAATTGCGGGCGATTTCTCGGTAAcattaaatcaagatttacTTGTTGAAAAATATCCTATGCCTAGAATCGAGGAAGTGTTTGTAAAACTAAGGGGGGGAGAgaaattttcaaaaattgaTTTATCTAATGCATATAATCAGTTTAGGATCTCTGAGGAATCGCAAGGTTTAACTACAATTAACACTTCAAAAGgactttttaaatatacaagGTTGGTCTATGGACTAGCCAACGCGCCGGCCATATTCCAGAAAGCTATGGAAACACTACTCGCGGGGATTGAAGGTGTTAGCATTTGGCTAGACGATATCTGTTGCACCGGTCCCGATAAACAAACACATTTAAGTAGGTTGAGAGAAGTTTTTAGTAGGTTAAAGGACGCAGGATTACGTTTACAAAAAGAAAAGTGTGTGTTGTTCCAAGATAGTGTGACGTACCTTGGTTACGTCATAGATAAGAACGGCCTGCATACTAGCCAGGAGAAGGTGGACGCGATCGTCAACGCGCCGGAGCCGACGGACGTCACGGGGGTGAAGCGGTTTCTCGGGATGGTAAATTACTATAGAAATTTCATTCCGAATGCGTCATCCATACTAGGTCCTCTCCATGAGCTGCTACGCGCGGACGCGGCGTGGGAGTGGGGCCCGAGGCAGCGGCGCGCGGTGCAGCTGGTGCGGCGCGAGCTGGCGTCGGAGCGCGTGCTGGCGCACTTCGACCCGGCGGCGCGGCTCGTGCTGGCCGTGGACGCCGGCCCGCACGGCCTGGGCGCCGTGTTGGCGCAGATAGGCGCCGACGGACAAGAAAGGCCATTGGCATTCGCTTCAAGGTCGTTGGGAcaaagtgaaaaaaattacagcCAACTTCAAAAGGAAGCGACGGCCATTatatttggaataaaacaCTTCCATCAATATTTGTACGGGCGTAGCGAACCTTTTATCCTCAAAACTGACCATAAACCCTTGCTATCTATATTTAGCAATAAAAACGGTATTTCCGTTACATCAGCTGCTCGATTACAAAGGTACGCATTACTACTGTCGGCCTATAACTACGTAGTGCAGTATATACCGAGCGATAACAATGTTGTTGCCGATTATTTTTCACGCGCCTCATTAAAAGACAGTACAGTCACGTCCGAAAATGATACAGAAAAGCTGTATTTGAACTATGTATGTGCTAACTCTTTGCCAATAACATTTAATGACCTGAAAGCGGCAACTGAAAGTGATGTCACTTTGCAGAcagtaattaagtatatgcAGAACGGCTGGCCGCGGAAAATAAGTTGTACTTCGATAGCACCTTATTTCAAATGTAAGACAGACTTACAGTATGAAaatgggtgtttattaagagGACATAGGGTTGTAATTCCTTTACAGTACAGGGAAAGAATGTTAGAAGAACTACATTCCGGACATTTGGGTATAACCAAATCAAAACATATGGCTCGAAGCCGAATGTGGTGGCCGGGGCTGGATAGTGACATCGAGCGGTACATAGGTTCGTGCAGTCAGTGCGCGAGCGtccgcgccgcgccggcccgcgcccccgcgccctgGCCGCGCCCCGCCGGGCCCTGGCAACGAATACACCTAGACTACTTGTCTGTAGGGCAAACGGTATATTTGGTGGTCATTGATGCGTTCAGTAAGTGGCTTGAATGTATATGTATGAACAATGGGACATCAACGAGTGCTTTAATATTAAAGTTAAAGAACCTATTTTCTGTTTTCGGGTTGCCAAACTTAATCGTAAGCGATAATGATGTTAAGATTAATTCTGTTGAATTTAGGGACTTTTGTCTTTGTTAcggcataaaatatttaacatcACCGGTGTATCACCCTTGTAGTAATGGCCAGGCCGAAAATGCG AGCTTCGAAATAGTGTTGGAGGAGTGTGGTATACCTACCTCACGATAG